Proteins encoded by one window of Caldicellulosiruptoraceae bacterium PP1:
- a CDS encoding thiazole synthase gives MEFEIANKKLKSRLFVGTGKLPSYEIIPEIYTNANVEVFTVSLRRVGPNTKHTKSILEYIPKDAIIMLNTSGATNYKEAVKIAQIGRELSNSNWVKVEIEKDLKYLFPDSIETLKACEELVKLGFDVFPYIYPDLGLAKELENIGVKAVMPLASPIGTNKGIGCEVLLKPIINEVKIPVIVDAGIGRPSHAAKAMEFGADAVLINTAIATSNNPVEMTKAFSKAVEAGRLAFDIGLLQEYEYANASSPLFDIIHGAE, from the coding sequence ATGGAATTTGAGATTGCAAATAAAAAACTAAAATCAAGATTATTTGTAGGGACAGGAAAACTACCAAGTTATGAAATAATACCTGAGATTTATACTAATGCTAATGTTGAAGTTTTTACTGTTTCATTAAGACGTGTTGGGCCAAATACAAAGCATACAAAAAGTATTTTAGAATATATTCCTAAAGATGCCATAATAATGCTTAATACATCAGGTGCAACAAATTACAAAGAAGCAGTAAAAATAGCTCAAATAGGAAGAGAACTTTCAAATTCTAATTGGGTTAAGGTTGAGATTGAAAAGGACTTAAAATATCTTTTTCCAGATAGTATTGAAACCTTAAAAGCATGTGAAGAATTAGTTAAATTAGGCTTTGATGTATTTCCGTATATCTATCCTGATTTAGGACTTGCTAAAGAGCTTGAAAATATTGGAGTTAAAGCGGTTATGCCACTTGCTTCACCTATTGGGACAAATAAAGGAATAGGTTGTGAGGTGCTTTTAAAACCCATAATTAATGAGGTTAAAATACCTGTCATTGTCGATGCAGGAATAGGAAGACCATCTCATGCAGCAAAAGCAATGGAATTTGGTGCTGATGCCGTTTTAATAAATACAGCAATTGCAACATCAAATAATCCTGTTGAGATGACAAAAGCCTTTTCTAAAGCTGTTGAAGCAGGAAGACTTGCTTTTGATATAGGACTACTTCAAGAGTATGAATATGCAAATGCTTCATCACCACTGTTTGATATCATTCATGGTGCAGAATAA
- the thiH gene encoding 2-iminoacetate synthase ThiH — protein sequence MKSSLNTFDINTISYLIDFFESYKDYTLTKDEFLKIVNKENLDLLDLVKLINIDNNEYILALGQESQKITNMYFGRSILLYSPLYISNYCCNLCTYCGFSPLNFKGKREKLSIEQIKEEMLAIKETGIDSIIILTGEDRTHSPFDFISEAVKIAANIFSEVSIEVYPLSEEEYRSLVGNGLIGITIYQETYIEEDYQKLHLRGPKTNFLYRLQTPERAINAGVKEVSIGALLGLSNHKIDAYLTVLHAKYLQDKYPKCEISISFPRFKKENINFNSKFNCSDKELLKYIFIARVFLKSVGINISTREKSTLRDALIGYGVTKMSAGSKTTVGGYTKDSKNTKTPQFEVEDTRGVDSIVQVIQNKGFRVDFTNWLKGALINE from the coding sequence ATGAAAAGTTCATTAAATACTTTTGATATTAATACAATATCATACTTAATTGATTTTTTTGAATCTTATAAGGATTATACTTTAACAAAAGATGAATTTTTAAAAATTGTAAATAAAGAAAATTTAGATTTACTTGATTTAGTTAAACTAATAAACATAGATAATAATGAGTATATTTTAGCTTTAGGACAAGAATCTCAAAAGATAACTAATATGTATTTTGGAAGGTCAATACTTTTGTATAGCCCTTTATATATTTCAAATTATTGCTGCAATCTTTGCACATACTGCGGTTTTTCACCACTTAATTTTAAAGGTAAAAGAGAGAAGCTTTCAATAGAACAAATAAAAGAAGAGATGCTTGCAATAAAAGAAACTGGCATTGACAGCATTATTATACTAACTGGGGAAGATAGAACTCATTCACCTTTTGACTTTATAAGTGAAGCTGTTAAAATAGCAGCTAATATTTTCTCGGAGGTTTCAATAGAAGTATACCCTCTTTCAGAAGAAGAATATAGATCTTTGGTGGGAAATGGACTTATTGGTATAACAATTTATCAAGAAACATATATAGAAGAAGACTATCAAAAGCTTCATTTAAGGGGTCCCAAAACCAATTTCTTATATAGACTTCAAACACCAGAAAGAGCAATAAATGCAGGTGTAAAAGAGGTAAGTATTGGGGCCTTGTTAGGACTTTCCAATCACAAGATTGATGCTTATTTGACTGTACTACATGCAAAATATCTACAAGATAAATATCCAAAATGTGAAATATCAATTTCTTTTCCAAGGTTTAAAAAAGAGAATATAAATTTTAACTCAAAATTTAACTGCAGTGACAAGGAACTTCTCAAATATATATTTATTGCTCGAGTGTTTTTAAAAAGTGTTGGTATAAATATCTCTACAAGAGAAAAAAGCACTCTAAGAGATGCTCTGATAGGATATGGTGTAACGAAGATGTCAGCAGGATCAAAAACAACAGTAGGTGGATACACCAAAGACAGTAAAAATACAAAAACTCCACAATTTGAGGTAGAGGATACAAGAGGTGTTGATAGCATAGTACAAGTTATACAAAATAAAGGGTTTCGAGTTGATTTTACAAATTGGCTTAAAGGGGCTTTAATAAATGAATAA
- the thiF gene encoding sulfur carrier protein ThiS adenylyltransferase ThiF — MNNFSNMLLRYFTQDEIQKIQSTKILIIGCGGLGSNLAHSLVRCGFLNITLTDFDKVEISNLNRQFYFLNQIGIYKTQALKENLLNINPECQIETINGDITKLDLESIIKKYHIVAEALDKPNLKKYVFEVCIKLNKKVVCASGVAGYGNCENIKITRGRNYVVIGDFISSIDKFSPLSPKVMAISNIQADEVLRMVLI; from the coding sequence ATGAATAATTTTAGCAATATGCTTTTAAGATATTTCACACAAGATGAAATACAAAAAATTCAAAGCACAAAGATATTAATAATTGGTTGTGGTGGTCTTGGCTCAAATTTAGCCCACTCATTAGTAAGATGTGGGTTTTTAAATATTACCTTAACTGATTTTGATAAAGTTGAAATCTCAAATCTTAATAGGCAGTTTTATTTTTTAAATCAAATAGGTATTTATAAAACACAGGCTCTTAAAGAGAATTTATTAAATATTAATCCTGAATGCCAAATAGAAACAATAAATGGTGATATTACAAAGCTTGATTTAGAAAGTATTATAAAAAAATACCATATAGTTGCCGAGGCATTAGATAAACCTAATCTTAAAAAATATGTTTTTGAGGTATGTATAAAGCTAAATAAAAAAGTTGTTTGTGCATCAGGTGTTGCTGGATATGGTAACTGTGAGAATATAAAAATTACAAGAGGTAGAAATTATGTAGTTATAGGTGATTTTATTAGTTCAATTGATAAATTTAGTCCACTTTCACCCAAGGTTATGGCAATTTCTAATATTCAAGCTGATGAAGTTTTAAGGATGGTGCTTATTTAA
- the thiE gene encoding thiamine phosphate synthase: protein MTKHQKLDLFKARELYCLTCEKFSNGKNNIEVVKEMLDSGVKIIQYREKEKSQREKYYECNQIKKLTDEYNAVLIVNDHIDLCQIVDADGIHIGQNDYPIEVVKNFLGQEKIIGVTAHTKEQAILAQENGADYIGLGPIFETYTKGIYIKPRGLEFIKWANENLTIPFVAIGGIKENNLFKVIESGAKCIAMVTEIVGAYNIKEKVMKIYEIMKGLDENE from the coding sequence ATGACAAAACATCAAAAGTTGGATCTTTTTAAAGCCAGAGAGCTATATTGTTTAACATGTGAAAAGTTTTCTAATGGCAAGAATAACATTGAAGTGGTTAAAGAGATGTTAGATAGTGGCGTAAAAATAATACAATATAGAGAAAAAGAAAAGTCTCAAAGAGAAAAATATTATGAATGCAATCAAATAAAAAAACTAACAGATGAATACAATGCCGTTTTGATTGTAAATGACCATATTGATTTATGCCAAATTGTTGATGCTGATGGCATTCACATAGGACAAAACGATTATCCAATTGAAGTTGTTAAGAACTTTTTAGGACAAGAAAAAATAATTGGTGTTACAGCTCATACTAAAGAACAAGCAATTTTAGCACAAGAAAATGGAGCTGATTATATCGGGCTTGGACCAATATTTGAAACATATACAAAAGGTATATATATAAAGCCAAGAGGGCTTGAATTTATAAAGTGGGCAAATGAAAATCTTACAATACCTTTTGTAGCTATTGGGGGTATAAAGGAAAATAACCTTTTTAAAGTTATTGAGAGTGGTGCCAAATGCATTGCTATGGTTACTGAAATTGTTGGAGCTTACAATATTAAAGAAAAAGTAATGAAAATTTATGAAATTATGAAAGGGTTAGATGAAAATGAATAG
- the thiC gene encoding phosphomethylpyrimidine synthase ThiC — MNSKTIMRLAKENTFNDIMLNALNKEEIEDKVFIKKLAEGKIVIPANKNRKRKKYFAIGEGLKVKINANIGVSKSCSSFEEEMKKAELCQKLEVESVMDLSSGIDSYKFRKELLNNFDFIVGTVPVYDIAILNSEFTKITKSQIIETIEKWAEEGVDFFTIHAGLTRKTILDIDKSERILKIVSRGGAMIYQWMLKNNSENPLYEYFDEIVKICKKHDVVISLGDALRPGAISDATDKYQIEELITLGELTQYAWQNDVQVIIEGPGHMRANEIAANMILEKKLCGGAPFYVLGPLTTDIAAGYDHISGAMGALIAALNGADFLCYVTPAEHLRLPTYDDVKEGIIAFKIAAHSANIAKGIKSELEKDIIMSKARANFDWGKMINTSIYPPKAKEYSQTIENKECTMCGELCAIKNSTLK, encoded by the coding sequence ATGAATAGTAAAACTATTATGAGATTAGCCAAAGAAAATACATTTAATGATATAATGTTGAATGCACTTAATAAAGAAGAAATTGAAGATAAAGTTTTTATAAAAAAATTAGCAGAAGGTAAGATTGTTATTCCAGCAAATAAAAATAGAAAAAGAAAAAAGTATTTTGCAATTGGTGAAGGTCTTAAGGTAAAGATAAATGCAAATATTGGTGTTTCAAAATCATGTTCAAGTTTTGAAGAAGAGATGAAAAAAGCTGAGCTTTGTCAAAAATTAGAGGTTGAATCTGTTATGGATCTATCTTCTGGAATTGATTCTTATAAGTTCAGAAAAGAACTATTAAATAACTTCGATTTTATAGTTGGAACTGTGCCTGTATATGATATTGCTATTTTAAATAGTGAATTTACAAAAATTACAAAGTCACAAATAATTGAAACAATTGAAAAATGGGCAGAAGAAGGAGTAGACTTTTTTACAATACATGCAGGCCTTACCAGAAAAACAATATTAGACATTGATAAATCAGAAAGAATTCTCAAAATTGTCTCACGTGGTGGGGCTATGATTTATCAATGGATGCTTAAAAATAACTCCGAAAACCCACTTTACGAGTATTTTGATGAAATAGTTAAAATATGCAAGAAACATGATGTAGTAATAAGTCTTGGAGATGCTTTAAGACCAGGGGCAATTTCTGATGCAACTGATAAATATCAAATTGAAGAGTTAATAACATTAGGAGAGCTTACCCAATATGCTTGGCAAAATGATGTTCAGGTAATAATTGAAGGTCCTGGGCATATGAGGGCAAATGAGATTGCTGCAAATATGATTTTAGAAAAAAAATTATGTGGTGGTGCTCCTTTCTATGTTTTAGGTCCATTAACCACTGATATTGCAGCCGGATACGATCACATTTCTGGTGCCATGGGGGCATTAATTGCAGCACTAAATGGGGCAGATTTTTTATGCTATGTAACACCTGCAGAGCATTTAAGGCTACCAACATATGACGATGTTAAAGAAGGGATAATAGCTTTTAAGATTGCAGCTCATAGTGCTAATATAGCAAAAGGAATAAAATCAGAACTTGAAAAGGATATCATAATGTCAAAAGCCAGAGCAAATTTTGATTGGGGAAAAATGATAAATACTTCAATCTATCCACCAAAAGCTAAAGAATACTCTCAAACAATAGAAAACAAAGAATGTACCATGTGTGGAGAACTTTGTGCTATAAAGAATAGTACATTAAAATAA
- the thiD gene encoding bifunctional hydroxymethylpyrimidine kinase/phosphomethylpyrimidine kinase has protein sequence MKKVLVIAGFDPSCGAGGCHDIKILNMLGVYGAFIQTALTIQNTQKVEAVKSIDGDFFLRQAEFILKDIQFDAVKIGMLGNEDIAEKLIFLIKKYNLKNIVLDPVIKSTSEKDLITKEGLILMRDKLIRLCSIITPNLNEAEILTETKLMNIDDLKLAHSKLISLGVNNSVIKGGHFPSKYAIDSFCNGKEFILTLSKKHISTDKIHGTGCTYSSLLSGFLAKGLNSKDAFFKTKKVINYMLKNQLLKVGNSDLSMNIIGTTNG, from the coding sequence ATGAAAAAGGTTTTAGTGATAGCCGGATTTGATCCCTCATGTGGTGCTGGGGGATGCCATGATATAAAAATATTAAATATGCTTGGAGTTTATGGAGCTTTTATTCAAACTGCTTTAACAATTCAGAATACTCAAAAGGTAGAGGCAGTAAAATCAATTGATGGGGATTTCTTTTTAAGGCAAGCAGAATTTATATTAAAGGATATTCAGTTTGATGCTGTAAAGATAGGAATGCTTGGAAATGAAGATATTGCTGAAAAGCTTATTTTTCTTATAAAAAAGTATAACTTAAAAAATATTGTATTAGACCCAGTAATAAAATCAACTAGTGAAAAGGATTTAATTACAAAAGAAGGTCTTATTTTGATGAGAGATAAACTTATTAGACTTTGTTCAATTATAACTCCAAATTTAAATGAGGCCGAGATATTAACAGAAACCAAACTAATGAATATTGATGATTTAAAATTAGCACATTCTAAATTAATATCTTTAGGTGTAAATAATTCTGTAATAAAAGGTGGACATTTTCCTTCAAAGTATGCTATTGATAGCTTTTGCAATGGGAAGGAATTTATTTTGACATTATCCAAAAAACATATTTCTACTGATAAAATACATGGCACTGGTTGTACTTATTCCTCGCTTTTATCAGGTTTTTTAGCCAAAGGATTAAATAGTAAAGATGCATTTTTTAAAACAAAAAAGGTAATTAACTATATGTTGAAAAATCAACTTTTAAAAGTAGGAAATAGTGATTTGTCAATGAATATAATAGGGACTACCAATGGATGA
- a CDS encoding acetylxylan esterase: MLIDMPLEQLKVYQGRNPRPADFDEYWDKALKEMHSVDPQVELIPTKDISVPFADCYHMYFTGVKGARVHAKLVKPKNIKGKCPAVLVFHGYSCNSGDWSDKFNYVAAGFIVAALDVRGQGGLSEDVGGVKGNTLHGHIIRGLDGDKEDLMYRQIFLDTAQLAKIVMEMPDVDENRVGAFGYSQGGGLTLACAALEPRIKRLAPVYPFLCDYKRVWEMDLAKDAYDELKTYFRWFDPLHEREDEIFERLGYIDVQHLASRIKGEVMMATGLMDTICPPSTQFAAFNKIQSKKQVLIYPDFTHEGINGLNDKIFSFMMGL; this comes from the coding sequence ATGCTAATTGATATGCCACTTGAGCAACTAAAAGTTTATCAAGGTAGAAATCCACGACCTGCTGATTTTGACGAATACTGGGATAAAGCACTTAAAGAAATGCACTCAGTTGACCCGCAAGTAGAGTTAATACCTACAAAGGATATCTCAGTTCCTTTTGCTGACTGCTATCATATGTATTTTACAGGTGTGAAAGGTGCAAGGGTTCATGCCAAATTAGTAAAGCCCAAAAATATAAAAGGAAAATGTCCTGCAGTTCTCGTGTTTCATGGCTATTCTTGTAATAGTGGTGATTGGAGTGATAAATTCAACTACGTTGCAGCAGGCTTTATTGTTGCTGCATTAGATGTAAGAGGACAGGGTGGACTTTCAGAAGATGTTGGTGGAGTTAAAGGAAACACATTACATGGTCATATTATTAGAGGTTTAGATGGTGATAAAGAAGACCTTATGTATCGTCAGATATTCTTGGATACTGCACAGCTTGCAAAGATTGTTATGGAAATGCCTGATGTAGATGAGAATAGGGTAGGAGCATTTGGCTATTCTCAAGGTGGAGGACTAACTTTAGCATGTGCTGCATTAGAACCAAGAATAAAAAGATTAGCACCTGTTTATCCTTTCCTATGTGACTACAAGAGAGTCTGGGAAATGGATCTTGCTAAAGATGCATATGATGAGCTAAAGACATATTTCAGATGGTTTGACCCACTTCATGAACGAGAAGATGAGATTTTTGAAAGGCTTGGCTACATAGATGTTCAACATTTAGCAAGTAGAATTAAAGGTGAGGTCATGATGGCAACTGGACTTATGGATACTATCTGCCCTCCTTCAACACAGTTTGCAGCATTTAATAAAATACAGTCAAAAAAGCAGGTTTTGATATATCCTGACTTTACCCACGAAGGAATAAACGGTCTCAATGATAAGATATTCTCATTTATGATGGGATTATAA
- a CDS encoding alpha-L-fucosidase, with amino-acid sequence MNKLNWFLHDRFGLFIHFGIYAIPARGEWVRNHESITVEDYQKYFDEFNPYKYDPKKWARAAKEAGMKYAVMTAKHHDGFCLFDSKLTDYKVTNTPYGKDIIKEYVEAFRSEGLKVGFYYSLLDWHHEDYPVKEDPFHPMRNKPEYFNDNKNFSRYISYFHGQVKELLTNYGKIDIIWFDFSYGDMSEEKWEASKLVKMVRELQPEIIINNRLGGDIFSENPKEYTGDFTTPEQNIPSQILKNKLGKDVPWEACITMNDNWGYNSFDKNYKTPKQLIRTLVECVSKGGNLLLNIGPNAKGEFPDESLETLKIIGKWMDKNSESIYGCSYSDLPKPEWGRFTQKGNKLYLHIFDKPVGAIALENMLDKVEKARLLSDYSEIKIAPPWYAPQGTNTLYINLPHSTLPDEIDTVIELTLK; translated from the coding sequence ATGAATAAATTAAATTGGTTTTTACATGATAGGTTTGGTCTTTTTATTCATTTCGGGATATATGCCATACCCGCAAGAGGTGAATGGGTTAGAAATCACGAATCAATAACAGTTGAAGACTATCAAAAATATTTTGATGAATTCAATCCTTATAAGTATGACCCAAAGAAATGGGCAAGAGCTGCTAAAGAGGCAGGAATGAAATATGCTGTTATGACAGCTAAACATCATGATGGCTTTTGTTTGTTTGATAGCAAGCTTACAGATTATAAAGTAACAAATACACCTTATGGTAAAGACATCATAAAAGAATATGTTGAAGCATTTCGTTCTGAAGGTTTAAAGGTTGGTTTTTATTATTCACTTCTTGATTGGCATCATGAGGACTATCCTGTAAAAGAAGATCCTTTCCATCCAATGAGGAATAAACCAGAATACTTTAATGATAATAAGAACTTCTCAAGATATATAAGTTATTTTCATGGACAAGTAAAAGAGCTTCTCACTAACTACGGTAAAATAGATATTATATGGTTTGATTTTTCTTATGGGGATATGTCTGAAGAAAAATGGGAAGCAAGTAAGTTAGTCAAGATGGTTCGTGAATTACAGCCAGAAATAATAATAAATAATCGACTTGGCGGTGATATATTCTCAGAAAATCCAAAGGAATATACAGGTGACTTTACTACCCCTGAGCAAAATATTCCTTCACAAATACTAAAAAATAAATTAGGTAAAGACGTTCCATGGGAAGCTTGTATTACAATGAATGATAACTGGGGATACAACTCATTTGATAAAAACTATAAAACTCCAAAACAGCTTATAAGAACACTTGTTGAATGTGTTAGCAAAGGCGGAAATCTTTTGTTAAATATTGGCCCAAATGCTAAAGGAGAATTCCCAGATGAATCTTTAGAAACACTTAAAATAATAGGAAAATGGATGGATAAGAACAGTGAAAGTATTTATGGATGTTCGTATTCAGATCTTCCAAAACCTGAATGGGGAAGATTTACACAAAAGGGCAATAAACTATATCTACATATATTTGATAAACCTGTTGGTGCAATAGCTCTTGAAAATATGCTTGATAAAGTTGAAAAAGCAAGGCTTTTATCTGACTATTCAGAAATAAAAATAGCTCCCCCATGGTATGCACCACAAGGAACAAACACTTTATATATAAATCTTCCTCACAGCACCCTACCCGATGAAATAGATACTGTCATAGAACTCACTTTAAAATAG